CACCGCCCGCACAAGATCCTCTACGCGCTGGCGTACCGCGAAGACCCGGTGAAGCCCAGCTTCGTCGTCGACATCACCGACCAGATGGAGACGAAGATGCAGGCGGTGCACTGCTACTCCAGCCAGTTCGACGGCAAGACCTGGGGCGGCGAAGTCTTCCCCGGGGGCGACCGCCCGCTGTACGACCAGGTGCGCATGCACGCGGCCCGCTACGGCTCGCTCATCCGCACGGAGTACGGCGAGCCGTTTTACGTTGTCGAAACCATGCAGGTGGACGACGTGGTCGCGCTCCCGGTGCGAAGCATTTGAAGTGCGTGAGTGCGTGAGTGCGTGAGTACGAAAGTGCGAAAGTGCGAAAGTGCGAAAGTGCGACGGGGGTTGAGCAGGAGCACACGGCCTGTCATCCAGAGGCGCAAGCGCAGGGCACCAGCCCGTACCTCAGCCTTGGCGCGCCGAAGGATCTAACCTGAGAAACCTCTCAGCCCGGGCGCGGCTGCGACACGAACGCCCGAGTCGCGCGGGCCATTGCTTCGCAATAACGCACTAACGCACTGCCCTTCACGCACTCGCCTCAGCGCAGTGCACCTCCACGACCAGCCGCTTCCAACTCGGCACATCGGTCCCGTGCACGCGGACGGCCGTAGCGGTGGCGCCGCCGCCGCGCTGAAGCCACGGCGCCAGCCACTTGTTGATCTCCGGCGGCAGGTGCCCCAGCGGCTCACCGCCGCGTGCGTGCACCCAGACCGCGGGGTCCTCCTCCATCGGCGGATCGGGAATCAGGATCAGCTCGTCGCCTTGCACCACCGCGGCTACGTGTACGGCGCGCTCACCGAAAAGGGTGCCGTGCACGGTGGTGCGAAAGGTCGACGGCTGGCCTTCGGGAAGCGGTGGAATCATCAGAAAAGCGCACGGGTGGAGGGGTCGTCCTGGCGCGGAATGTAGTGCGCTCCCGCGCCGCTCTCAACCCTCGCGGCGGCGCCAGCGAAACCTAAGCGCCACTGGCGTTTATCAAGACGAGCCGAACGCCCCGGATGCCGATGCCCGATCCCGTGTACCTGGACTACGCCGCCACCGCGCCGCTGCGCCCCGAGGCGCGCGACGCCATGCTGGCGGTGCTTTCTGAGCGATGGGGCAACGCGTCCAGCATCCACCGCTGGGGCCGCGAGGCACGCGCCGCGCTGGAAGACGCCCGCGCCCGCTTCGCCGCCGTGATCGGCGCGAGCCCGGCGGAGATCGTCTTCACCCGCGGCGGCACCGAGGCCGACAACCTGGCCGTGCTCGGCCGCGCAGGGCTGGACCCGAGCAGATCGGTTGCCTGCTCCACCATCGAGCACAAGGCGGTTCTGGAGTCGGCGCGCTCGGCCCGGGCCGGTTCGCTGCACGAGATCGTGGTCGATGGAGACGGCACGATTGACATCGACCAGATCCGCGACATCATCGCGACCGATCCACCGTCCGTGCTCTCGATCGTGTGGGCGAACAACGAGGTGGGCGTCATCCAGCCGGTGGATGAGATTGCCGCCATCTGCCGGGACGCGGGCGTGGCGTTCCACTCCGACGCGGTGCAGGCGCTCGGAAAGCTGCGGGTGCGGGTGGATGAGGTCCCGGCCGCGCTCCTCGCCTTCAGCGCGCACAAGATTGGCGGGCCCAAGGGCGTGGGCGCGCTCTTCGTCCGCCGGGGCACCCAGCTGACGCCTCTGATGCACGGCGGCGGGCAGGAGCGGGGGCTTCGGCCAGGGACGGAAGACGTGGCGGGCGCCGTCGCATTCGCCGCCGCCGCGGAAGCCGCGGAAGCGGAGCGCGAGGAGGTGATGGCGCGCATCGGTGCGATGCGCGATCGGCTGGAGGCGGGGCTCCGCGCACGCGTGCCGGGCTTGGTGGTGAACGCAGCCGCCGCGCCCCGCCTGCCGACCATCAGCAACGTCTCCGTCCCGGGCGCTGATCCCGAGATGCTGCTGATTGGATTGGACCTGGAGGGCATCGCCGCGTCGTCGGGCTCGGCGTGCAGCAGCGGCGCGGTCACCCCGTCGCACGTGCTGACGGCGATGGGCGTGGCGCCGGAGATCGCCGGCCCGTCGGTGCGCTTCTCACTGGGCCGCGAAACGACGGAAGCCGAGATCGACCGCGTGCTGGACGTCTTTCCGTCTGTGGCCGAACGCGTCCGCTTCTAAGCAGTTTGCAGTTCTCCCCCTCTCCGCACGTAGTTTGTGCGGGGAGGGGGCCGGGGGGCGGGCCGGGGGGAGGGCCTCGCAGGTTTTCACGACAAGGGAAGCGATGGAGAAGAAGACCGTCCTCGTGGCGATGTCGGGCGGCGTGGATTCGTCGGTGGCGGCGGCGCTGCTCGTGGAGCAGGGCTACAACGTCATCGGCGCCACGATGAAGACGTTCTGCTACTCGGAATCCGAGTCGGAGGCGAACGGCCCGTCCAAAACGTGCTGCGGGCTCGACGGCATCCTCGACGCCAAGCGCGTGGCGGACCGGCTGGGCATTCCGCACTACGTATTCGACGTGGAGAAGGAGTTCACGCGCGACGTGATCGACGACTTCGTGTCGGAGTACGCCGCGGGTAGGACTCCGAATCCGTGCGTGCGCTGCAACGGCAACACCAAGTTTCGCGACCTGCTGAAGCGCGGCCGCATGCTTGGCTGCGACTTCATCGCCACCGGCCACTACGCCCGGATGGGTACGGACGAGGACGGCAACCCCTTGCTGCTGCGCGGGCAGGACGAAAAGAAGGACCAGTCGTACTTCCTGTGGGCGCTGCCGCCGGAGCTGCTTCCCCTGCTGTTGTTCCCCGTAGGCGAACTCACAAAGCCCGAGGTGCGCGAAAAGGCCCGCGAGCTGGGTCTCTCCACGGCCGAAAAGCCGGAGAGCATGGAAATCTGCTTCGTGCCCACGGGCAACTACGCCGACTTCCTCAGCCGCAAACTGGGGAGCGAGCACGCCTCGCTCACGCCCGGCAAGCTGGTGACCTCGTCCGGCGAGGTGCTGGGCGAGCACGATGGATACGCACGATACACGGTGGGCCAGCGGAAGGGGCTGGGTGGCGGGCGCTCGCTGCCGCTGTACGTGATCGGCACGCGGCCCGCGACGCGCGAGGTGGTCGTGGGCACGGCCGACGAGCTGGTGCGCGAGGACGTCCGCATCGATGACCTGAACTGGCTCGCCGTGCCGCCGGCGGCGGGCGACGCCATCCGCGTCCAGGTCCGCCACCGCGCCTCGGCCGTGCCGGCGCGAGTCGTGTCGGTGGAGGACGGCACGGTGAACCTCGTCCTGGATCAGCCGCAGCGCGCCATCACCCCCGGCCAGTCCGCGGTCATGTTCAGCGGCGACGTGGTCCTTGGCGGCGGCCGGATCGCGGCGTAGCCGGCAGGTAGCGGGCACGGGAGACTGCATGATGTACAAGGTCCTGCTTTACCGCACCCACGAGGGCTACAGCGTCAGCTGCCCCGATCTGCCCGGCTGCTGGTCGGAGGGGGAGACGAGGGAAGATGCCATCGAGAACCTCCGGAATGCAATCCGGGAGTATCTCGCGGCTGTCGACGACTTGGCGCACAAGTCAGATCTGGGTTGTCGCACCCGTTCTTCCTGAGGAGTTGGACGATTCACCCGTCCACGAGCAAGTCGATGGACATCGTAAAATGCGATGGCTGTGTGGGCTTCCCATGGGCTGAGGTGATCCTCATCGCGTTCGGGCTGGTGATGGTAGCGCTGGCGTGGCG
The sequence above is drawn from the Longimicrobium sp. genome and encodes:
- a CDS encoding cysteine desulfurase family protein gives rise to the protein MPDPVYLDYAATAPLRPEARDAMLAVLSERWGNASSIHRWGREARAALEDARARFAAVIGASPAEIVFTRGGTEADNLAVLGRAGLDPSRSVACSTIEHKAVLESARSARAGSLHEIVVDGDGTIDIDQIRDIIATDPPSVLSIVWANNEVGVIQPVDEIAAICRDAGVAFHSDAVQALGKLRVRVDEVPAALLAFSAHKIGGPKGVGALFVRRGTQLTPLMHGGGQERGLRPGTEDVAGAVAFAAAAEAAEAEREEVMARIGAMRDRLEAGLRARVPGLVVNAAAAPRLPTISNVSVPGADPEMLLIGLDLEGIAASSGSACSSGAVTPSHVLTAMGVAPEIAGPSVRFSLGRETTEAEIDRVLDVFPSVAERVRF
- the mnmA gene encoding tRNA 2-thiouridine(34) synthase MnmA, translated to MEKKTVLVAMSGGVDSSVAAALLVEQGYNVIGATMKTFCYSESESEANGPSKTCCGLDGILDAKRVADRLGIPHYVFDVEKEFTRDVIDDFVSEYAAGRTPNPCVRCNGNTKFRDLLKRGRMLGCDFIATGHYARMGTDEDGNPLLLRGQDEKKDQSYFLWALPPELLPLLLFPVGELTKPEVREKARELGLSTAEKPESMEICFVPTGNYADFLSRKLGSEHASLTPGKLVTSSGEVLGEHDGYARYTVGQRKGLGGGRSLPLYVIGTRPATREVVVGTADELVREDVRIDDLNWLAVPPAAGDAIRVQVRHRASAVPARVVSVEDGTVNLVLDQPQRAITPGQSAVMFSGDVVLGGGRIAA
- a CDS encoding type II toxin-antitoxin system HicB family antitoxin; this translates as MMYKVLLYRTHEGYSVSCPDLPGCWSEGETREDAIENLRNAIREYLAAVDDLAHKSDLGCRTRSS